A single genomic interval of Bacillus smithii harbors:
- the comGD gene encoding competence type IV pilus minor pilin ComGD, translating to MKWNSRGYTLLEALLVLMMISAMLLITVIPYPKMQKQLDKQMFITQLRADMERAQMYALSHQKSVFLRFYSSEKYVASLSSQEILFTRKVPEGFEFLRGGMDSITFLPTGNTNQFGTIAIKYDHQIIQFTFYIGKGRINVKEESL from the coding sequence TTGAAGTGGAATTCTCGCGGATATACGTTGTTGGAAGCCTTGCTCGTTTTGATGATGATTTCCGCCATGTTGTTGATTACAGTGATTCCGTATCCAAAGATGCAAAAACAATTAGACAAACAAATGTTTATCACTCAGCTGCGAGCGGATATGGAAAGAGCGCAGATGTACGCATTGTCTCACCAAAAATCTGTATTTTTACGTTTTTATTCCTCGGAAAAATACGTTGCGTCTCTTTCTTCGCAAGAAATATTGTTTACCCGAAAAGTTCCGGAAGGATTTGAGTTTTTAAGGGGCGGGATGGACAGTATTACGTTTCTTCCCACCGGAAATACAAATCAGTTTGGCACCATTGCGATTAAATATGACCATCAAATCATTCAGTTCACCTTCTATATAGGAAAAGGAAGAATCAATGTCAAGGAAGAGTCGCTATAA
- the comGB gene encoding competence type IV pilus assembly protein ComGB: protein MDFLGMMNWIAGFWKRKHRKRYEGDFIYRLGEMLNEGFNIGDSLEFLFMNLYKRDQSTLQMATSQLKNGAPLSQILQQLEFSSMVCLQVYFAERHGKLADTLLYAGNQLRKGNKTKEKMLKLLQYPAFLLFLLLIILFFLDQWILPRFKVLYSSIGFTASGSARFFMLFLQTAPSLIFFINIVGMTAVFLFLAYYSKQSPGRKGKLLLKLPFVRDYFTLYFTQIFSKEFSQLLSTGFAVNEILQIFHKQTVYPFFAYIANEINQELKQGSSFADVVKDLPFFDSHLAAMIRHGEKCGHLEQELKYFSHFCEQQLEKKIRKALAILQPAIFIIVGLSVISIYLSVMLPVFQMIESI, encoded by the coding sequence TTGGATTTCTTGGGAATGATGAATTGGATCGCTGGGTTTTGGAAGAGGAAACACCGAAAAAGATATGAAGGTGATTTTATCTACAGGCTTGGAGAAATGTTGAATGAAGGATTCAACATTGGAGATTCGTTGGAATTTCTGTTTATGAATCTGTATAAGCGCGATCAGAGCACACTACAGATGGCAACTTCGCAGTTGAAGAACGGAGCCCCGCTTTCTCAAATTCTTCAGCAATTAGAGTTTTCTTCTATGGTTTGTTTGCAGGTGTATTTTGCTGAAAGGCATGGAAAGCTTGCGGATACTTTACTATATGCCGGAAACCAACTGAGAAAAGGAAACAAAACGAAGGAAAAGATGTTGAAATTGCTTCAGTACCCGGCTTTTCTCCTTTTCCTTCTCTTGATCATACTCTTCTTTTTGGATCAATGGATTTTGCCGCGGTTTAAAGTTCTTTATTCCTCCATTGGTTTCACCGCAAGCGGAAGCGCCCGCTTTTTTATGCTATTTCTTCAAACCGCTCCTTCACTCATATTTTTTATAAACATTGTTGGAATGACAGCCGTTTTCCTGTTTCTAGCTTATTATTCTAAACAATCCCCGGGGAGAAAAGGAAAACTTCTATTAAAACTCCCATTTGTCCGCGATTATTTTACCCTTTATTTCACTCAAATATTTTCCAAAGAATTTTCCCAATTGCTTTCCACCGGTTTTGCCGTTAATGAGATTCTCCAAATTTTTCACAAACAGACGGTTTATCCTTTTTTTGCCTATATTGCAAATGAAATTAATCAAGAACTGAAGCAAGGCAGCTCCTTTGCGGATGTGGTGAAAGATCTTCCTTTCTTTGATTCTCATCTGGCAGCCATGATCCGGCACGGGGAAAAATGTGGTCATTTGGAGCAAGAATTAAAGTATTTCAGTCATTTTTGCGAACAACAACTGGAAAAAAAGATTCGGAAAGCCTTAGCGATTTTGCAGCCTGCCATTTTTATCATTGTCGGACTGTCTGTCATTTCGATTTATCTTTCTGTGATGCTGCCCGTTTTTCAAATGATTGAGTCCATATAA
- the gcvPB gene encoding aminomethyl-transferring glycine dehydrogenase subunit GcvPB: MNKTDQPLIFEISKSGRIGYSLPELDVPKVDVADILPTQYIRQEEPDLPEVSELEIMRHYTALSKRNHGVDSGFYPLGSCTMKYNPKINEDVARLEGFRHIHPLQDEETVQGSLELMYDLQEHLKEITGMDEVTLQPAAGAHGEWTGLMMIRAYHEARGDDKRTKVIIPDSAHGTNPASATIAGFDTITVKSNEQGLVDLEDLRRVAGEDTAALMLTNPNTLGLFEENILEIAEIIHQVGGKLYYDGANLNAVLSKARPGDMGFDVVHLNLHKTFTGPHGGGGPGSGPVGVKKELIPYLPKPVLTKKDGIFVWDEDRPHSIGRVKPYYGNFGILVRAYTYIRSMGPDGLKAVSENAVINANYMMRKLAPYYELPYDRHCKHEFVLSGKRQKKLGVRTLDIAKRLLDFGFHPPTIYFPLNVEECLMIEPTETESKETLDSFIEAMIQIAKEAEEQPEIVQEAPHTTVIRRLDETAAARKPILRFKRS, from the coding sequence ATGAACAAAACGGATCAGCCTCTTATTTTTGAAATTTCCAAGTCTGGCCGCATCGGATACAGTTTGCCGGAGCTGGATGTCCCTAAGGTTGACGTGGCGGATATTCTTCCAACGCAATATATAAGGCAGGAAGAGCCGGATTTGCCGGAAGTATCTGAGTTGGAAATTATGCGTCACTACACGGCTCTTTCCAAACGGAACCACGGTGTTGATTCCGGGTTTTATCCGCTCGGTTCCTGTACGATGAAATATAATCCCAAAATAAATGAAGATGTCGCCCGTTTGGAAGGCTTTCGTCATATTCATCCGCTGCAGGACGAAGAAACCGTTCAAGGTTCATTGGAGTTGATGTACGATCTCCAGGAACATTTAAAAGAAATAACAGGAATGGATGAAGTGACTTTGCAGCCGGCTGCCGGAGCACACGGCGAATGGACAGGTCTTATGATGATTCGCGCCTATCACGAAGCGCGAGGCGATGACAAACGGACGAAAGTGATCATCCCTGATTCCGCTCACGGTACCAATCCCGCATCGGCGACCATTGCCGGATTTGATACCATTACGGTAAAATCGAACGAACAAGGTCTTGTCGATTTGGAAGATCTACGGAGAGTAGCGGGGGAAGATACAGCGGCCTTAATGCTGACGAATCCGAATACGTTAGGGCTCTTTGAGGAGAATATTCTTGAAATCGCTGAAATCATCCATCAAGTCGGAGGAAAGCTTTATTATGACGGCGCTAATTTAAATGCCGTTCTTTCAAAGGCGCGTCCGGGTGATATGGGCTTTGATGTAGTCCATTTGAATCTTCACAAAACTTTCACAGGACCGCATGGGGGAGGCGGCCCCGGTTCTGGACCTGTCGGTGTGAAAAAGGAATTAATCCCTTATTTGCCGAAGCCCGTATTAACAAAAAAAGATGGGATCTTTGTTTGGGATGAGGACCGCCCACATTCTATCGGCAGAGTGAAACCGTATTACGGCAATTTCGGTATTCTTGTTCGCGCTTATACGTATATTCGTTCCATGGGGCCGGACGGTTTAAAAGCGGTAAGCGAAAATGCCGTCATTAATGCCAACTATATGATGAGAAAGCTGGCTCCATATTACGAACTGCCATATGACCGGCATTGTAAACATGAATTTGTGCTAAGCGGAAAACGCCAGAAAAAATTGGGCGTTCGGACATTGGACATTGCGAAACGGCTGCTGGATTTTGGCTTTCATCCCCCGACCATTTATTTTCCGCTCAATGTGGAAGAATGTCTGATGATCGAACCGACGGAAACGGAATCGAAGGAAACGCTGGACTCTTTTATTGAAGCGATGATTCAAATTGCGAAAGAAGCGGAAGAACAGCCGGAAATCGTCCAAGAAGCTCCTCATACCACTGTGATCCGCCGCTTGGATGAAACGGCCGCTGCCCGAAAGCCGATTTTGCGATTTAAACGATCATAA
- the comGG gene encoding competence type IV pilus minor pilin ComGG, producing MNEKGAVYPYVLVFFIILQAAVVWGTGIYLSRYQTSKELGDYYETKVMETLALKKILANAPDIESGPKTYPYSAGKVEYTTKPYEDPQYVILQLTTIKGNGASFTSSFLYNKNNGKIEKALN from the coding sequence ATGAATGAAAAAGGAGCTGTTTATCCGTATGTGCTTGTGTTTTTCATCATCTTACAGGCAGCCGTTGTATGGGGCACCGGTATTTATTTGTCCCGCTATCAAACATCGAAGGAATTGGGCGATTATTATGAGACAAAGGTGATGGAAACACTTGCTTTAAAGAAAATTTTAGCCAACGCCCCGGATATCGAGAGCGGTCCAAAGACGTATCCATATTCTGCAGGGAAAGTCGAATATACGACTAAGCCGTACGAGGATCCGCAATATGTGATTTTGCAATTGACCACGATCAAAGGAAATGGGGCTAGTTTTACATCCAGCTTCCTATATAATAAAAATAACGGAAAAATAGAGAAAGCGTTGAATTAA
- a CDS encoding prepilin-type N-terminal cleavage/methylation domain-containing protein: protein MISKNEKGFTLLESLLSLTIVVLLAQWLFPLMFHMAIKLESSSKEGTGMRLLYEELQEHFVQINGNAQRKEGNTDYQLYWGENEKSKQFACVQTSETKRCLEEQ from the coding sequence ATGATATCGAAGAATGAAAAAGGTTTTACCTTGTTAGAAAGTTTATTGTCTTTAACCATCGTCGTGTTGTTGGCACAATGGTTGTTTCCACTGATGTTTCACATGGCAATCAAGCTGGAAAGCAGTTCGAAAGAAGGGACAGGGATGAGACTTTTGTACGAAGAGTTGCAGGAACATTTCGTCCAAATAAACGGGAATGCCCAAAGAAAGGAGGGGAATACCGATTATCAGCTCTATTGGGGAGAAAACGAAAAAAGTAAACAATTTGCTTGTGTACAAACGAGCGAAACGAAAAGGTGTCTGGAAGAACAGTAA
- a CDS encoding rhodanese-like domain-containing protein: MLYTLATIIVVVLIYFLLVYFTQKRVVKTLKEDEFKAGYRKAQLIDVREPNEFEAGHILGARNIPLTQIKMRMKEIRPDKPVYLYCQSGLRSGRAAQYLYRHGYRQLYQLEGGFKKWTGKIKTGK, encoded by the coding sequence TTGCTGTATACGCTAGCCACGATTATCGTAGTTGTTCTTATTTATTTTCTCTTAGTGTATTTTACACAAAAAAGAGTTGTCAAAACATTAAAAGAAGATGAATTTAAAGCCGGCTACAGAAAAGCGCAACTGATCGACGTCAGGGAACCGAATGAATTTGAAGCCGGTCACATCCTGGGAGCCCGCAACATTCCTCTCACACAAATCAAAATGAGAATGAAGGAAATCCGTCCGGACAAACCGGTGTATCTTTATTGTCAAAGCGGTTTAAGAAGCGGACGAGCTGCACAATATCTATACCGGCACGGTTACCGTCAACTTTATCAGTTAGAAGGCGGCTTCAAAAAATGGACGGGGAAAATCAAAACCGGAAAATAA
- the comGF gene encoding competence type IV pilus minor pilin ComGF codes for MIETLLAFTVFLGVASLFPLFYQSLYEFDRTIQQGNKEEWDLFLIQLRRELQSSSQWKPDESQLTFSNAEGTVLIEKYQTVLRRRVNQTGHEVMLQNVDNARFYWKEGCLRLDVQFTDGERREARFFPLSALAVKKGEENDE; via the coding sequence ATGATTGAAACATTACTTGCTTTTACTGTCTTTTTAGGGGTTGCCTCGCTGTTTCCTCTTTTTTATCAATCTTTGTATGAGTTTGACCGAACGATTCAACAAGGAAATAAAGAAGAATGGGATCTTTTCCTTATTCAATTGCGTCGAGAATTGCAATCCTCTTCTCAATGGAAACCGGATGAATCGCAACTGACCTTTTCAAACGCCGAAGGGACGGTATTGATTGAAAAATATCAAACGGTTTTGCGAAGAAGAGTGAATCAAACGGGACATGAAGTGATGCTTCAAAATGTGGATAATGCTCGTTTTTATTGGAAAGAAGGGTGTCTGAGACTCGACGTTCAATTTACGGATGGCGAGAGGAGAGAGGCGCGATTTTTCCCGCTATCGGCGCTCGCTGTAAAAAAAGGGGAGGAGAATGATGAATGA
- the gcvT gene encoding glycine cleavage system aminomethyltransferase GcvT: MERLKRTALFHLYKEYGAKTIDFGGWEMPVQFTSIKEEHSAVRERAGLFDVSHMGEIVVKGDDSEKFLQKMVTNDVSRLKSGRAMYTAMCYENGGTVDDLLIYKLDEKEYLLVVNAANTESDFQWLKGHLEGDVMVENESEHWGQLAIQGPLAEKVLQKLVDIDLSKLKAFTFQTNVDIQGSKALVSRTGYTGEDGFEIYCRASDSPDIWNHLLEAGKEEKVLPCGLGARDTLRFEACLPLYGQELSADITPIEAGIGFVVKLHKDEFIGKEALNIQKERGTQRKIVGLEMIDRGIPRNGYPVFSDDQPIGYITSGTQSPTLKKNIGLALLKSEFAHLDCEVQVEIRQRKLAAKVVETPFYKRSK, translated from the coding sequence ATGGAACGTTTAAAAAGGACGGCCCTTTTCCACTTGTACAAAGAATATGGGGCTAAAACGATTGATTTTGGCGGATGGGAGATGCCTGTGCAGTTTACAAGTATAAAGGAAGAACATAGTGCGGTAAGGGAAAGAGCCGGATTATTCGATGTATCCCATATGGGGGAAATTGTCGTAAAAGGGGATGACAGCGAAAAGTTTCTTCAAAAAATGGTAACGAACGATGTTTCCCGTTTAAAGTCAGGCAGGGCCATGTATACAGCCATGTGTTACGAGAACGGCGGGACAGTAGATGATCTTCTGATTTACAAGCTGGATGAAAAAGAATATTTGCTGGTTGTCAATGCTGCCAATACGGAAAGTGATTTTCAATGGCTGAAGGGCCATCTGGAAGGAGACGTAATGGTCGAAAATGAATCGGAGCATTGGGGACAGCTGGCGATTCAAGGACCGTTGGCGGAAAAAGTTTTACAAAAATTAGTGGATATCGATCTTTCTAAGCTAAAAGCTTTTACGTTTCAAACGAATGTGGATATCCAAGGTTCAAAGGCGCTGGTTTCCCGGACAGGATATACGGGAGAAGACGGGTTTGAAATTTATTGCCGCGCCAGCGATTCCCCTGATATTTGGAATCATCTTTTAGAGGCAGGAAAAGAAGAAAAGGTGCTTCCTTGTGGATTAGGCGCAAGAGATACGCTCCGATTTGAAGCTTGCTTGCCGTTGTATGGTCAGGAGCTGTCGGCTGATATCACTCCGATTGAGGCCGGCATCGGGTTTGTTGTAAAACTCCATAAAGACGAGTTTATCGGAAAAGAAGCGTTAAACATTCAAAAAGAAAGAGGGACACAACGAAAAATAGTCGGTTTGGAAATGATCGATAGAGGAATCCCTCGAAATGGATATCCTGTTTTTTCGGATGATCAGCCAATAGGATATATCACATCCGGCACGCAATCGCCGACATTAAAGAAAAATATCGGGCTTGCTCTTCTAAAGAGTGAATTTGCCCATCTTGACTGCGAGGTTCAAGTGGAAATTCGCCAACGAAAGCTGGCGGCCAAGGTAGTCGAAACACCTTTTTATAAGCGTTCGAAATAG
- a CDS encoding YqzE family protein, whose translation MTANDLVKDIVKTFVAYLNQPPSKRTERRRTKKQYRPPFLYRWFGQIPYELLSILKRK comes from the coding sequence ATGACGGCGAATGATTTGGTGAAAGATATCGTCAAAACTTTCGTTGCTTACTTGAACCAGCCTCCATCAAAAAGAACTGAACGGCGCCGAACCAAAAAGCAATATCGCCCTCCGTTTCTATACCGATGGTTTGGGCAGATTCCATACGAACTCCTTTCTATATTAAAAAGGAAATAG
- a CDS encoding DEAD/DEAH box helicase: MELKILFDERWSQEFASKLEQDGPWGHWDLFQLAVEMEKDMIIPDFTGLVAPKFLPHLTPLPHQLEAAQQVIEEMNGKAILADEVGLGKTIEAGLVLKEYMIRGLAKKVLILVPASLVSQWTHELNTKFLIPAVAQKKSYVWEQCDVVVTSIDTAKRDPHRSIIYEQNYDFVIIDEAHKLKNPKTKNYEFVQNLKKKFCLLLTATPVQNRIDELFHLVSLLKPGHLGNESVFFERFKKDKRSVQNSVHLRELVKKVMIRNRRKDTGIEWTKRKVQTILIEFSDSERKLYDQLSTIKEEYDHFVQSAISILTLQREACSSREAVFFTIKNMLEKNEGLSPYFAEKMNELLQAVNEVQSNAKAEKALELIQNINDKVIIFTEYRATQMYLQWFLKQHGITSVPFRGGFKRGKKDWMKELFQNHAQVLIATEAGGEGINLQFCHHIINFDLPWNPMRLEQRIGRVHRLGQTKDVHIYNFAIKGTVEEHILKLLYEKIRLFEQVVGELDEILTHFEAGNLEELFADIFLHSKSEGEMKIKMDNLSSMIQWAQTMGKEEWKHGKQANPSIS, from the coding sequence ATGGAATTAAAAATTCTATTTGATGAACGATGGTCGCAAGAATTCGCATCCAAACTCGAACAGGACGGTCCATGGGGACATTGGGATCTATTTCAATTAGCCGTTGAAATGGAAAAAGATATGATTATTCCTGACTTTACAGGCTTGGTCGCTCCTAAATTTTTGCCTCATCTTACCCCTCTTCCTCATCAACTTGAGGCAGCGCAGCAAGTAATTGAAGAAATGAACGGAAAAGCTATATTGGCAGATGAAGTGGGTCTGGGGAAAACGATTGAGGCCGGTCTGGTTTTAAAAGAGTATATGATTCGAGGTCTCGCCAAAAAAGTGCTTATTCTCGTTCCCGCTTCACTCGTATCGCAGTGGACACATGAATTGAACACCAAATTTCTGATTCCGGCCGTTGCTCAAAAAAAAAGTTATGTATGGGAACAGTGCGATGTCGTTGTGACCTCCATTGATACGGCCAAACGCGATCCGCATCGATCGATCATTTACGAACAAAACTATGATTTCGTCATTATCGATGAAGCCCATAAACTTAAAAATCCCAAGACCAAAAACTATGAATTTGTACAAAACTTAAAGAAAAAATTTTGCCTGCTGCTAACGGCAACCCCCGTTCAAAATCGAATCGATGAACTCTTTCATCTCGTATCTTTGTTGAAACCGGGACATTTAGGGAATGAAAGCGTCTTTTTCGAGCGCTTTAAAAAAGATAAACGTTCTGTACAGAACAGCGTGCATTTACGAGAATTGGTGAAAAAGGTCATGATCCGAAACAGAAGAAAAGATACAGGGATAGAATGGACAAAACGTAAGGTGCAAACGATCTTGATTGAGTTTTCTGATTCAGAAAGAAAGCTGTACGATCAGCTGTCCACCATAAAAGAAGAATACGACCACTTTGTGCAAAGCGCCATTTCCATATTGACGCTTCAAAGAGAAGCTTGCAGCAGCAGAGAAGCGGTCTTTTTCACAATCAAAAACATGCTGGAGAAAAATGAAGGCCTCTCTCCTTATTTCGCAGAAAAAATGAATGAGCTGCTTCAAGCTGTCAACGAAGTCCAATCGAATGCCAAAGCAGAGAAAGCACTTGAACTCATACAAAACATCAATGACAAAGTCATTATTTTTACGGAATACAGAGCCACTCAAATGTATCTTCAATGGTTTTTAAAACAGCACGGTATCACCTCTGTTCCTTTCCGGGGCGGGTTTAAAAGGGGCAAAAAAGATTGGATGAAAGAATTATTTCAAAACCACGCTCAAGTATTGATCGCCACGGAAGCAGGCGGGGAAGGAATCAACTTGCAATTTTGCCATCACATTATAAATTTTGATTTGCCATGGAATCCGATGCGTTTGGAACAGCGGATCGGCCGGGTTCATCGGCTGGGACAGACCAAAGATGTCCATATTTATAATTTTGCCATTAAAGGAACGGTCGAAGAGCATATTTTAAAATTGCTATACGAAAAAATTCGTTTGTTTGAACAAGTTGTCGGAGAGTTAGATGAAATTTTGACTCATTTTGAAGCGGGAAATCTAGAAGAATTATTCGCTGACATCTTCCTCCATTCCAAATCCGAAGGGGAAATGAAAATAAAAATGGACAATTTATCATCTATGATTCAATGGGCCCAAACGATGGGAAAAGAGGAGTGGAAGCATGGAAAACAAGCAAATCCATCAATATCTTGA
- a CDS encoding YqhG family protein codes for MENKQIHQYLERFFTANKCPILENKKGFLHVQLTKEMDKELMNRPFYWHYIEKTGGAPNPMKLALITDQNEAPNEKGEIIHYGSPRLHQIFQCTKKLAGFIRLYEQSEEKPHGHIPLHPWVCLNVKISYQADRKKEIFGSYGINLIYGQIQEHFFDYVKTLSMTPKIPDFSFTLTPMISPVSGIHRIRRFIEQKISKESHEWAARAIERWEEDLALLDHFYEETEEKPDAYQIEKEALREQYEPRINIDIINGGIFYLRQR; via the coding sequence ATGGAAAACAAGCAAATCCATCAATATCTTGAACGTTTTTTCACAGCAAATAAATGCCCGATATTAGAAAACAAAAAAGGATTCCTCCATGTTCAATTAACGAAAGAAATGGATAAAGAATTAATGAATCGGCCTTTTTATTGGCATTATATTGAAAAAACCGGCGGTGCCCCCAATCCAATGAAATTGGCGCTTATTACGGATCAAAACGAAGCGCCGAATGAAAAGGGAGAAATCATTCATTACGGCTCCCCCCGACTGCATCAAATTTTTCAATGTACGAAAAAATTAGCTGGATTTATTCGCTTATATGAACAATCTGAAGAGAAACCACACGGCCATATTCCCCTTCATCCATGGGTTTGCTTAAATGTAAAAATTTCTTATCAGGCAGACCGGAAAAAGGAGATTTTTGGATCGTATGGAATTAATTTAATTTATGGCCAAATACAAGAACATTTTTTCGACTATGTCAAAACATTGTCCATGACACCGAAAATCCCGGATTTCTCATTCACCCTAACCCCTATGATCAGTCCAGTGAGCGGAATCCATCGGATTAGAAGATTTATTGAGCAAAAAATATCGAAAGAGAGCCATGAATGGGCTGCTCGAGCTATTGAGAGATGGGAAGAGGATTTAGCGCTGCTCGATCATTTTTATGAAGAAACAGAAGAAAAACCGGATGCTTATCAGATTGAAAAAGAAGCGCTTCGCGAACAATACGAACCGCGCATTAACATTGATATCATTAACGGAGGAATATTTTATTTAAGGCAGCGCTGA
- the comGC gene encoding competence type IV pilus major pilin ComGC, with translation MFKKQDGFTLIEMMIVLLIISILLFITIPNVVKQSSSIHNKGCEAFQHMVEGQVQSYRMDHQTLPSSVDDLVSGGYLRQGETSCPNGDKIDIGSNGEVIVKRGS, from the coding sequence ATGTTCAAAAAACAAGATGGCTTTACACTGATCGAGATGATGATCGTTTTGCTGATCATTTCGATCTTGCTGTTTATTACGATTCCCAATGTGGTCAAGCAAAGCAGCAGCATTCATAACAAAGGCTGTGAGGCATTTCAACACATGGTTGAAGGACAAGTTCAATCGTATCGGATGGATCATCAAACGTTGCCATCTTCTGTGGATGATTTAGTAAGCGGGGGCTATTTGCGGCAAGGAGAAACGTCTTGTCCAAATGGAGATAAAATAGACATCGGTTCTAATGGCGAAGTGATTGTAAAGAGAGGCAGTTAA
- the gcvPA gene encoding aminomethyl-transferring glycine dehydrogenase subunit GcvPA, whose amino-acid sequence MKHRYLPMTETDQQEMLKAIGVESVDELFRDIPEKVRFQGEYNIKKASPESTLKKELTQLSRRNANTKEYISFLGAGVYDHYIPAIVDHVLSRSEFYTAYTPYQPEISQGELQAIFEFQTMICELTGMDVANSSMYDGATALAEAALLSAAQTRRNKVLISSAVHPESKEVLKTYAKGRRLEVVEIAATQGTTDVQELANQIDSNTAAVIVQYPNFLGRVEPLAELADIAHSEKAMFVVSANPLALGVLEPPGKFGADIVVGDCQPFGIPAAFGGPHCGYFAVTEKLMRKIPGRLVGQTVDEDGKRGFVLTLQAREQHIRRDKATSNICSNQALNALAASVAMTALGKKGLREMAEQNVQKAYYAKKQLQKNGAIVAFDGPSFNEFVIRLNKPVKDVNKRLFQKKIIGGYDLGKMDSMLQNHMLIAVTELRTKEEIDLLVKELGGL is encoded by the coding sequence ATGAAGCATCGTTATTTGCCTATGACAGAAACGGATCAACAAGAAATGCTGAAAGCCATCGGTGTGGAGTCGGTGGACGAACTTTTTCGTGATATACCGGAAAAAGTGCGATTCCAAGGTGAGTACAATATTAAAAAAGCGTCACCAGAATCGACGTTGAAAAAGGAATTGACCCAGCTTTCCCGTAGAAATGCGAACACAAAAGAGTATATATCCTTCTTAGGAGCGGGTGTTTACGATCATTACATTCCCGCGATTGTCGATCATGTTCTTTCACGCTCTGAATTTTATACCGCCTATACACCTTATCAGCCGGAAATTTCTCAAGGGGAATTGCAGGCCATATTCGAATTTCAAACAATGATCTGTGAATTAACAGGAATGGATGTAGCCAACTCTTCGATGTATGACGGGGCGACGGCTCTTGCTGAGGCGGCGCTGCTTTCCGCTGCCCAAACGAGACGCAATAAAGTACTGATTTCTTCCGCCGTTCATCCGGAATCAAAAGAAGTTCTGAAAACGTATGCGAAAGGACGCCGGCTTGAAGTGGTGGAAATCGCGGCGACTCAAGGTACGACGGACGTACAAGAGTTAGCCAATCAAATCGATTCGAATACTGCGGCGGTCATTGTTCAGTATCCGAATTTTTTGGGCAGAGTCGAACCGCTCGCTGAACTGGCGGATATCGCTCATTCCGAAAAGGCGATGTTTGTTGTTTCCGCCAATCCGCTTGCTCTTGGGGTTTTAGAGCCGCCTGGAAAATTTGGGGCAGACATTGTGGTCGGCGACTGCCAGCCTTTTGGAATTCCTGCAGCATTTGGGGGACCGCATTGCGGCTATTTTGCCGTCACAGAAAAATTGATGCGGAAAATCCCCGGAAGGTTAGTGGGGCAAACGGTAGATGAAGATGGCAAAAGAGGATTTGTGTTGACTCTCCAAGCGCGGGAACAGCATATCCGCCGCGATAAAGCGACATCCAATATTTGTTCCAACCAAGCTTTAAACGCTTTAGCAGCTAGCGTAGCGATGACGGCTCTTGGCAAAAAAGGATTAAGAGAAATGGCGGAACAAAACGTGCAAAAAGCTTATTATGCGAAAAAACAGCTTCAGAAAAATGGCGCCATCGTCGCTTTTGACGGACCCTCTTTCAATGAATTTGTCATTCGTTTAAATAAACCGGTGAAGGACGTAAATAAGCGGCTTTTTCAAAAAAAGATAATCGGCGGGTACGATTTAGGAAAAATGGATTCAATGCTTCAAAATCATATGCTGATTGCGGTAACGGAACTTCGCACAAAAGAAGAAATTGATTTATTGGTCAAAGAATTGGGGGGATTATGA
- a CDS encoding shikimate kinase, whose translation MKPVFLIGFMGAGKTTIGQALCARLNKPVYDTDQMIERKYGKSISQIFELYGEQEFRKMETALLKEITEKSGIITTGGGIILTNENREWMKKTGDVIFLQCDFSSLWERLEGDHTRPLVYHRKKDEVESLYKNRLPLYLESATITIDTTDKTVEETVDEIIRRLNG comes from the coding sequence ATGAAACCGGTATTTCTCATCGGGTTTATGGGAGCAGGGAAAACAACCATCGGCCAAGCACTATGTGCCCGCCTAAACAAGCCCGTTTACGATACGGACCAAATGATAGAAAGAAAATACGGCAAAAGTATATCCCAAATATTTGAATTATACGGAGAACAAGAGTTTCGAAAAATGGAAACCGCTCTGCTCAAAGAAATAACAGAGAAAAGCGGCATTATAACGACAGGGGGCGGCATTATTTTAACGAATGAAAACCGGGAATGGATGAAAAAAACCGGTGATGTCATTTTTCTTCAATGCGATTTTTCTTCTTTGTGGGAAAGGCTGGAAGGAGATCATACACGTCCCCTAGTTTATCATCGAAAAAAAGATGAAGTGGAGTCATTGTACAAAAACCGCCTGCCTCTCTATCTGGAGAGCGCGACAATAACGATTGATACCACCGATAAAACGGTGGAAGAAACGGTCGATGAAATTATCCGTCGTTTAAATGGTTGA